The genomic region CCGTCGAGCTGCTGAAGAAACACGACGGCGAGATCGCCGAGAACAATGGGACGAAGTAGTTTCAGTTTCAGTTTCAGTTTCAGTTGGAGCGCGTTCGATCCCCAAAAACCGACAACCGATCACCGAGAACCGAAAACCTCTTTCCTCACCGTCAACCGCTCAATCAAGTCCTCGCGCACCCGGTAGCCGGTCCCCGGAGAATCCGGCACGTTAATCAATCCCTCGCGCGTGACTTCGACCTCCGGCTCGATGATGTCCTGTTTCCAGTAGCGCTTCGAGGCCGACACATCTCCCGGAAAGCGGAAATTTTCCAGGGTCGAGAGCGCGATGTTGTGGGCCCGCCCGATGCCCGTTTCCAGCATGCCGCCGCACCACACCGGGACCTGGCGCGCGCGGCAGACGTCGTGCACGCGTAGCGCCTCGCTGAAGCCGCCCACGCGGCCCACCTTGATATTGACGATCCGGCACGCGCCCACTTGCAGCGCGGCTTCAGCGTCGCGCGCGTGACGGATGGATTCGTCCAGGCAAATCGCGGTCTTGATCTGCTCCTGCAACCGCGCGTGAAAGAAGAAGTCGTCGTTCCACAGCGGCTGCTCGATCATCAGCAGATGGAATTCGTCGAAGCGTTTCAGGTGTTCGACATCGTCGAGACGGTAGGCGGAATTGGCGTCGCAGCTCAGCAGAATCTCCGGCCACCTGGCGCGGATTCGCTCCAGCACCGTGACGTCCCAGCCCGGCTTCACTTTCACCTTGATGCGCCGGTACCCGGCCGCCAACTCGGTCTCGACCTTGTCCAGCAACTGCTCCACCGAATCCTGGATCCCGATGGACACGCCGCACTCGATCTGCCGACGCGTTCCACCCAGCAGCTTCCACAGCGGAACGTTTTTCTCCTCCGCTTCCGCCGCCCAGAGCGCGTTCTCGATCGCCGCCTTCGCCATGCGATGTCCCTTGACATGCGCCAGCAGCGGCGGGCACTCGCGTGCCGTCGAGAAATCTTTCCCCAGCACCGCCGGCGCCAGGAATCGCGCCATCGTCACCCACGCCGAATCCACCCACTCGCTGCTGTAAAACGGATTCTCACCGGCGACGCACTCGCCCCACGCGTGCACGCCACCGCCGAGCAGCGTAACCAGCAGGATGGCGCGCTGGGTGGTGCGCCCGAAGCTGGTCTCGAAGAAATGCACCAGCGGCATGCGAATTTCGCGAAGAGTGATGGCCTCAATTTTCATTGGTTTTCGCCTGAAGCCCGAAGCCTGCAGCCTGAAGCCTACTTCCCGTAACTCCACTCCTCATCCCACTTCCCCAACAGGAAGCTTCCATTGCCATCCTCATCGCGCCGGTAGCCGAGCGCCGCCAATCCACGCGCAAACGCCGCCACCAGCAGCTCCCGATTGCGCTCCTGCACCTGCAGCGCTTTTCCCCGGTCCGCTTCCGACGCCTTCCAGCCGTAAATCTCCCCCGGCACGCCGATCGTCTCCTGCACATCGAAGCGCGGCAAACTTCCATGCCCCATCAGCGCCTCCACCCGCTTCGACCGCAGCCACCACTCCGCCACCAGCCGGTCGGTGGGCAAGCCGCCTTGCAGCGGAGAAAAAGTCGTCCCGTACTGATTGATGTTGTAGCGGCGCGCAATCGCGCCCAGCCGCTCCAGGTTCAGGTACGCGTTCTTGATCTCCAGGGGATCGAAGGTCCACTCGACCAGCTCGAAGCCGCGTGCCAGCGCGTCCTTCCGCTGGAACAGCTTGATCCGCTGCCCGATGCCGCGATTGCGATAATTCAGCCTTACGGCCAGCATGTGGGAGTGCAGGTAGGGATGTCCGCCGCGCACGCCCGGAATGCCGAGCGCGAATCCCACCAGTTCGTTGCCCTCGAAAGCGCCCAGCACCTGCCCGCCGATTTTCTGCGCGACAATGAACAGGCGCAGCGGCACCATCTCGGCGTCGCTGAATCCCCACACTTCTTTCTGCAGCTCGACGCACGCCATCAGCTCGCTGTCGGCCTCGCAGCGCCGGACAACGATGGGCTCCGGCGCTACGGCGTCCGCTCCTGCTGCTTCGACTCCTGCCATAGCGACTCCATCTCCTCCAGCGTGGCCTCCGGCAGTTTCTTGCCGCGCGCGCGCATCCGTTCCTCCATCCACTGGAACCGCCGCCGGAACTTGCGGTTGGTCTTGCGCAGCGCTGATTCCGCGTCCAGCGACAGGTAGCGCGCAATGTTCACCAGCACGAACAGCAGGTCGCCGACCTCGTCCTCCAGCCCCGCCCGCAACTCGTCGGGGATCGCCAGCCCGCTGGCGCCCGCCACGCCGCGCTGCGGAGGGCGCGGCCCCGGCGCCGGATACTGCTTCAACTCCTGGCGCAGTTCTTCCGTTTCCTCGTGCAGCTTGTCGAACAGGCCGCCAATCTCCGGCCACTCGAAGCCGACGTGCGCCGCCCGCGAGCTCAGCTTAAACGCCTCCAGCAGCGCCGGCACTCCCGAGGACACGCCTGCCAGCACCGAGTCCTTCTTCTCTTCTTCTTTCGCTTTCTTGCCGCCGCCGGCTTCTAACCGCTTCTTCTTTTCTTCCGCCTTCAGCGCTTCCCAGTTGCGCAGCACGTCGCCGGCGGTTTCCGCCTTGACGTCGCCGAATACGTGCGGATGCCGGTCCACCAGCTTGTTCGACAGCCGGTCAAGCACATCATTGATCGAGAAGCGCCCTTCCTCCTGCGACATCTCCGCGTAGAACAACACCTGCAGCAGCAGGTCGCCTAACTCGCCCTCGAGTTCATCCCAGTCGCGGTTGTCAATCGCCTCCAAGACTTCGTAGGTCTCTTCCAGCGTGAAGGGTTTAATCGAGTCGAAGGTCTGCTCGCGGTCCCACGGACATCCGCCCGGGGCCCGCAGCCGTGCCATGATCTGGACCGCGCGCTCAAATCGTTCGCCTGTCGTCGCCATCCTTCCTAATCTAAATGACGCTTGGGTCGAACGTCACCTTGTGATCGGGAGATCGGGTGAACTGGCCCCGTTACAGTTGTGGGCTGTTAATGTGCTGGCTGCTCCCAGGACCGCGCCCCCACGATGACTGGCCCCCCCGTCTGCGGAAATTGGGGGCAACGAAATTGGCCCCCGGGCATACCACGTAAATTGCTTACCAGGCGGATGTCTGCAATACTGGGGCAAAATTATTCAATTTGCACCAGCCCAGGTCGTAGGGAGAGGTAACAACCCGGCGACGAGGAGCACTACCGTGAATGGCGCAGGCAGCGTGAGTGCGGGCATGAAAGCGTTGCAAGAAGTGCGGCAAATGCCGGTCACCGAGGCGTGTGTGTCAGGTCTTTGTGACATTTGTCTTTACCAGGACGGGCTCTGCATGACTGAGGGCCGGCCCTGCGCGAATTGGGATTCATCCAGGCGTTCAGCGGAACAAAAATAACAAGTCAGGAGTCATACAGTGAAGGATGTAGCCATAATAGGCGCGGGCATGACCCCGTGCCGTTCCCGGTGGGTGGAGAAGACCTTCTGGGAACTGGCACAATGGGCGGTCAGCGAGGCGGTTCGCGACGCAGGCATCCATATCCAGGAAGTCGAGGCCGGCGTCGCGGGAATCTATAACGACATCTTTGAGTTCCAGGCGATCCCCGAGAGCGGATTCCAGGGGATTGTCGGACTCCAGAACAAGCCCATGATGCGGGTCTCCAACGGCGGCGCCACCGGCGCCTATGCGATGTTGGCGGCCTACAACATGGTCGCCAGCGGCCAGTACGATCTCATGCTCGTGCTGGGCGTGGAAAAGGCGCTCGATTGCTACGATTTCGAAGCCGAGA from Terriglobia bacterium harbors:
- the mazG gene encoding nucleoside triphosphate pyrophosphohydrolase, yielding MATTGERFERAVQIMARLRAPGGCPWDREQTFDSIKPFTLEETYEVLEAIDNRDWDELEGELGDLLLQVLFYAEMSQEEGRFSINDVLDRLSNKLVDRHPHVFGDVKAETAGDVLRNWEALKAEEKKKRLEAGGGKKAKEEEKKDSVLAGVSSGVPALLEAFKLSSRAAHVGFEWPEIGGLFDKLHEETEELRQELKQYPAPGPRPPQRGVAGASGLAIPDELRAGLEDEVGDLLFVLVNIARYLSLDAESALRKTNRKFRRRFQWMEERMRARGKKLPEATLEEMESLWQESKQQERTP
- a CDS encoding GNAT family N-acetyltransferase — protein: MACVELQKEVWGFSDAEMVPLRLFIVAQKIGGQVLGAFEGNELVGFALGIPGVRGGHPYLHSHMLAVRLNYRNRGIGQRIKLFQRKDALARGFELVEWTFDPLEIKNAYLNLERLGAIARRYNINQYGTTFSPLQGGLPTDRLVAEWWLRSKRVEALMGHGSLPRFDVQETIGVPGEIYGWKASEADRGKALQVQERNRELLVAAFARGLAALGYRRDEDGNGSFLLGKWDEEWSYGK
- the menC gene encoding o-succinylbenzoate synthase, translated to MKIEAITLREIRMPLVHFFETSFGRTTQRAILLVTLLGGGVHAWGECVAGENPFYSSEWVDSAWVTMARFLAPAVLGKDFSTARECPPLLAHVKGHRMAKAAIENALWAAEAEEKNVPLWKLLGGTRRQIECGVSIGIQDSVEQLLDKVETELAAGYRRIKVKVKPGWDVTVLERIRARWPEILLSCDANSAYRLDDVEHLKRFDEFHLLMIEQPLWNDDFFFHARLQEQIKTAICLDESIRHARDAEAALQVGACRIVNIKVGRVGGFSEALRVHDVCRARQVPVWCGGMLETGIGRAHNIALSTLENFRFPGDVSASKRYWKQDIIEPEVEVTREGLINVPDSPGTGYRVREDLIERLTVRKEVFGSR